The proteins below are encoded in one region of Bremerella sp. P1:
- a CDS encoding anaerobic glycerol-3-phosphate dehydrogenase subunit C — protein sequence MDLERERIRADLRGVLDGEIRCDDTFLELYSTDASLFQVKPLAVVRPRRTSDVSATVQYAAENQIPIHARGAGTGMAGESLGSGIVLDFAHSMRRILETGDDWIRVQPGVVLANLNRHLAQRDRIFGPDPATRSVTTMGSVIALDASGSHWPQHGSARDHILELQVVLANGEVVNIKPTHLDRVAHLESPELVRITSGIAELMESHADKIQGNLPKTFNQGSGYRLSGVVEDDVVDLAKILAGSEGSLALVTQAKLRTSPKSKSRGLVLLFFERLDNAAKAAVQLGSAGISACDLLDRRILAIARETDPRYSNLIPENTEAMLLVEYSGESQADVHAELEKIADRIRRRRKLAFHSLITTSPKEVGTYWELARRMTPILYRLKGNTRPLPFIEDMTVPPQQLPDFLTKVQDVMKRHETIASIFAHAAHGHLHVRPLLNMADRSDLAKLERIADETYEELFKVGGSLSGESGDGISRTPYLPKQYGPLYDLFGRIKRLFDPAGILNPGKKVLSSTFSPMELVRRVELVPQPEASDGSANSEKKKENDPSEFELPILTWSPQEMATAARSCHGCGRCRTYGADTRMCPIFRFDSREDASPRAKANLLRGVLSGQLPPDSLDSTETKEILDTCFHCHQCRVECPSNVDIPNIVLEMRARNVDANGLTQDGSLQAKIHRWALWGNRFPRIANWALGNRAMRWLMERFIGLAKQRKLPRLANRSFVKQAARRGLTTATRRSGRKVLYFVDLYANLFDTQLAQAFVNVLDHNRISVYVHPKQQVSGMPSISQGAVTMAARLAHKNVKALAEAVRQGYTIVATEPSAVMALKHEYLNLLDSDDAKIVAENTREACEFLWDLHHHGELELDLKPMNLTVGFHVPCHLRAMHDASYGQRILQLIPGLSVRPIEKGCSGMAGTFGLTRNNFRSSLRIGWDLIVAMRGKQIQIGSTECSACKMQIEQAGNKAVVHPIKLLAKSYGVLEPDTDLFSPSSQDLFVT from the coding sequence ATGGATTTAGAACGAGAACGAATTCGAGCCGATCTCCGTGGTGTCCTCGATGGTGAGATCCGCTGCGACGATACGTTCCTGGAACTCTATTCGACCGACGCCAGCCTGTTTCAAGTCAAACCGCTGGCCGTTGTGCGTCCACGCCGTACGTCCGATGTCTCGGCGACCGTCCAGTATGCTGCAGAAAACCAGATTCCCATTCATGCCCGCGGGGCCGGCACAGGCATGGCCGGTGAATCGCTCGGCTCCGGTATCGTGCTCGATTTCGCACACTCGATGCGGCGCATCCTGGAAACGGGTGACGACTGGATACGGGTGCAACCCGGCGTCGTTCTCGCCAACCTGAATCGGCATCTTGCTCAGCGTGATCGCATTTTTGGTCCCGACCCGGCGACTCGAAGTGTGACGACCATGGGAAGCGTCATCGCGCTCGACGCTTCTGGCAGTCACTGGCCGCAACATGGTTCGGCCCGCGATCACATCCTGGAACTACAGGTCGTTCTGGCGAACGGTGAAGTCGTTAACATCAAACCAACTCATCTCGATCGAGTGGCTCACCTGGAGTCGCCGGAGTTGGTACGAATCACCTCAGGCATTGCCGAGCTGATGGAATCGCATGCCGACAAAATTCAAGGCAATTTGCCGAAGACGTTCAACCAAGGAAGTGGGTATCGTCTTTCCGGCGTAGTCGAAGACGACGTTGTTGATCTGGCGAAGATCCTCGCAGGTTCCGAGGGAAGCCTGGCTTTGGTTACTCAGGCCAAGCTCCGCACATCGCCAAAATCGAAGTCGCGCGGCTTGGTGCTGCTGTTTTTTGAACGCTTGGACAATGCCGCTAAGGCCGCCGTACAACTCGGGTCTGCCGGGATAAGTGCCTGCGATTTGCTCGACCGCAGAATCCTGGCCATCGCCCGTGAAACTGATCCCCGCTATTCCAACCTGATTCCAGAAAACACCGAAGCGATGCTTCTGGTTGAATACTCTGGAGAAAGTCAGGCCGACGTTCACGCGGAACTGGAAAAGATCGCAGATCGAATTCGACGGCGTCGCAAGCTGGCTTTTCATTCGTTAATCACCACCAGCCCGAAAGAGGTCGGTACTTACTGGGAACTGGCTCGTCGGATGACGCCGATTCTCTATCGCTTGAAAGGGAATACGCGTCCGCTCCCATTCATTGAAGACATGACGGTCCCGCCGCAGCAACTACCGGACTTCCTGACCAAAGTCCAGGATGTGATGAAGCGGCACGAAACGATCGCTTCGATCTTTGCCCATGCGGCCCACGGGCACTTGCATGTTCGCCCGCTACTCAACATGGCTGATCGAAGTGACCTGGCCAAGTTGGAACGCATCGCGGACGAGACCTACGAAGAGCTATTCAAGGTGGGTGGTTCACTCAGTGGCGAGTCCGGTGACGGTATTAGCCGCACGCCCTACCTCCCCAAGCAATACGGACCGCTGTACGACCTGTTCGGACGAATCAAGCGTCTTTTCGATCCTGCGGGAATCTTGAATCCCGGCAAGAAGGTCCTCTCGTCGACATTCTCGCCCATGGAACTGGTGAGGCGGGTCGAGTTAGTACCGCAACCGGAAGCAAGCGACGGTTCCGCGAACTCGGAAAAGAAGAAAGAAAACGATCCGAGCGAATTTGAGCTTCCCATTTTGACCTGGTCGCCGCAGGAAATGGCCACCGCAGCTCGAAGTTGTCACGGCTGCGGGCGTTGCCGAACATATGGTGCGGATACGCGGATGTGTCCGATCTTTCGCTTCGACTCGCGTGAAGATGCATCGCCACGAGCCAAGGCCAATTTACTTCGCGGCGTCCTATCGGGTCAGCTCCCACCAGACAGTTTAGACTCGACGGAGACGAAGGAAATCCTTGATACGTGTTTCCACTGCCATCAGTGCCGTGTCGAATGTCCATCGAACGTCGACATTCCCAACATCGTTCTCGAGATGCGGGCCCGTAATGTTGATGCCAATGGCTTGACGCAGGACGGATCGCTGCAAGCTAAGATCCATCGCTGGGCTCTCTGGGGAAATCGTTTTCCCCGCATCGCCAACTGGGCTCTGGGCAATCGGGCGATGCGTTGGCTGATGGAACGTTTCATAGGCCTGGCCAAACAACGCAAGCTACCGCGACTGGCCAATCGAAGTTTTGTGAAACAAGCCGCGCGACGAGGTCTGACAACCGCGACGCGTCGCAGCGGCCGCAAGGTGTTGTACTTCGTCGATCTCTATGCGAATCTTTTTGATACGCAACTCGCTCAAGCGTTTGTGAACGTGTTGGATCATAATCGCATCTCGGTTTATGTCCATCCTAAGCAGCAAGTCAGCGGGATGCCTTCGATCTCGCAAGGAGCCGTCACCATGGCGGCGCGACTGGCCCACAAGAACGTAAAAGCATTGGCCGAAGCCGTTCGCCAGGGCTATACAATCGTCGCTACCGAACCATCGGCGGTGATGGCACTGAAGCACGAATATTTGAACCTGTTAGATTCGGATGACGCCAAGATCGTCGCCGAGAATACCCGCGAAGCGTGTGAATTCCTGTGGGACCTCCACCACCATGGCGAGTTAGAACTCGACTTGAAACCCATGAATCTTACGGTTGGTTTCCACGTCCCCTGTCACTTGCGAGCGATGCACGACGCCTCGTACGGTCAACGAATTCTGCAATTGATTCCCGGCCTCTCCGTACGTCCGATCGAAAAAGGTTGCTCAGGCATGGCTGGTACCTTTGGGCTGACACGCAACAATTTCCGTAGCAGTTTGAGAATCGGCTGGGATCTCATCGTTGCGATGCGCGGGAAGCAGATACAAATCGGCTCCACTGAGTGCAGCGCCTGTAAGATGCAAATCGAACAGGCCGGTAACAAGGCGGTGGTTCATCCGATCAAACTTTTGGCCAAGTCATATGGCGTTCTTGAGCCAGATACCGATCTGTTCTCTCCCTCCTCGCAAGACTTGTTTGTGACATGA
- a CDS encoding sulfotransferase family protein produces the protein MPKPNFFVIGAAKSATTSLCSLLQQHPNIFFSDPKEPRFYQLPDDVRESKRTWYEGIFLDASSTETAVGEGSVCYTFRSNCASNPIPSRIKEDHPEAKFIYIVRHPIDRIVSNWLMVSNTDPNKFRSLNSDVVAPEYEGAFVDRSLYWSQINDYREIFKDEQILVLFYEDFRRDPNSVLDRCFAFLGLSAYSGIEHPQAIQNKFRRMTPVMRFVSRLPSAGTVQAMIPQRAKTWLLEYTNVIVDNNYKKPRLCRETWQSLVDRLREDSEEFLSYYKKPTDHWSWKFPD, from the coding sequence ATGCCCAAACCAAACTTCTTCGTAATTGGTGCTGCTAAATCGGCAACAACATCGCTGTGTTCGCTACTGCAACAGCACCCAAACATTTTCTTCTCTGATCCCAAGGAACCTAGGTTCTATCAATTACCGGATGATGTTCGTGAAAGCAAAAGAACATGGTACGAAGGAATTTTTCTGGATGCCTCTTCAACTGAAACGGCAGTTGGGGAGGGGAGCGTATGCTACACGTTCAGGTCGAACTGTGCTTCCAATCCAATTCCCTCTCGAATCAAAGAGGACCATCCAGAGGCGAAATTCATATACATTGTCCGTCACCCAATCGATCGAATCGTTTCCAATTGGCTAATGGTGTCCAATACGGATCCTAACAAGTTTAGATCCCTGAACTCGGACGTAGTGGCACCAGAATATGAAGGTGCGTTTGTTGATCGAAGTCTCTATTGGTCCCAGATAAATGATTACCGAGAGATCTTTAAGGATGAACAGATTTTGGTGCTTTTCTATGAAGACTTTCGTCGTGACCCCAACTCTGTTTTGGATAGGTGTTTTGCTTTCTTAGGTCTGTCAGCCTACTCTGGAATCGAGCATCCGCAGGCAATTCAGAACAAATTTCGCAGAATGACGCCGGTCATGCGATTTGTTTCGAGGCTGCCTTCGGCTGGGACAGTTCAGGCCATGATCCCACAGCGAGCCAAAACTTGGCTGCTCGAATACACGAATGTCATTGTCGACAACAACTACAAAAAGCCCCGTCTGTGCAGAGAAACGTGGCAGTCGCTCGTTGATCGGCTTAGGGAAGACTCCGAGGAATTCTTGTCATACTACAAAAAGCCGACCGATCATTGGTCGTGGAAATTTCCAGACTAG
- a CDS encoding AAA family ATPase, giving the protein MDVASTVKKILGNVEKVILGKRQQIVFSLVAWLSEGHVLMEDVPGVAKTMLARALAKSVGCTLKRVQCTPDLLPSDVTGTSIFNQKTSEFEFRPGPVFTNILLADEINRTTPRTQAALLEAMAESRVTIDGETHSLDPPFLVLATQNPIDHEGTFPLPEAQLDRFLMKFSLGYPNLEDELKMLTASRKQHPLETIEAVVSKEELRACQKASRSVKLHEKVQRYIVELVHATRRHDQLLLGASPRASLALFRTSQSLAAILGRNYVLPDDVKRVLTPVMAHRLILRPESRLRKVTTQDVLDDILQEVPVPMLDEATV; this is encoded by the coding sequence ATGGATGTCGCCTCAACGGTCAAGAAAATTTTAGGGAATGTTGAAAAAGTCATTCTCGGGAAACGACAGCAAATTGTCTTTTCGCTCGTAGCTTGGTTGTCGGAAGGGCATGTCTTGATGGAAGACGTCCCTGGGGTCGCGAAAACGATGCTAGCGAGGGCATTGGCGAAAAGTGTTGGTTGCACGCTCAAGCGGGTTCAGTGTACGCCGGACCTTCTCCCCAGCGATGTCACCGGGACGTCGATCTTCAATCAGAAGACCTCGGAATTCGAGTTTCGCCCTGGCCCTGTCTTTACCAACATCCTCTTGGCCGACGAAATCAACCGCACAACTCCCCGTACCCAGGCCGCTTTGCTGGAAGCCATGGCTGAGTCGCGGGTCACCATTGATGGTGAGACGCATTCGCTCGATCCGCCGTTCCTTGTTTTGGCCACACAAAATCCAATCGACCACGAAGGAACCTTCCCGCTGCCCGAGGCCCAACTCGATCGGTTTCTGATGAAGTTCAGTCTGGGCTATCCGAATCTCGAAGACGAGCTCAAGATGCTCACCGCTTCCCGCAAGCAGCATCCGCTTGAAACCATTGAAGCGGTGGTCAGCAAAGAGGAGCTGCGAGCCTGCCAGAAGGCCAGTCGCAGCGTTAAATTGCACGAGAAGGTTCAGCGTTACATCGTCGAACTTGTCCACGCGACACGGCGACATGACCAGCTTTTGCTAGGGGCAAGTCCGCGAGCATCGCTCGCTCTGTTTCGTACCAGCCAGTCGTTGGCCGCGATCTTGGGCCGCAACTATGTCCTGCCTGACGACGTCAAACGGGTTCTCACGCCGGTGATGGCCCATCGCCTGATCCTGCGGCCGGAAAGCCGGCTCCGCAAAGTCACCACCCAGGATGTGCTGGACGATATCCTGCAGGAAGTCCCAGTTCCAATGCTCGACGAGGCAACCGTGTGA
- a CDS encoding DUF58 domain-containing protein — MRWVLGAAILLALSFAFGLGLMTYAMYALVAVILGSRVLVRYWLRHLSATRHVSHVDAEEGDTITVALTIRYSGAIPMPWVLVEDLLPRHAVITRPPALEVDGKRIFLAMLWPRATKLLSYRIHCNRRGYYQIGPAVLETGDVFGLYKQFKMIAEPEFITVEPAIIPLDGFDLVSKRPLGEIKMQSRLFEDPSRIAGIRRYQLGDPLNRIHWASTARTGQLHSKQYEATCIAGVSIILDLHPDSFPVKDEPIRSELAIKCAVAIANSVHLMDQQVGIFTNSVDAAQRMKYEGWDFDARTRDAARKSAGRIDRDPRLSPQKVRTKRGAHQFQQIRHMMARSEKNEGLTLPSLLLEIESDLPRDATVVPILSKVTPEVAMALGNLVRGGYAVAPIVNCWDEYEFAQAAGMLLAERMVAKQLKSLETISQICQEQAYPLF, encoded by the coding sequence ATGCGTTGGGTCTTGGGAGCCGCGATCCTGCTTGCTCTTTCCTTTGCGTTTGGCTTGGGACTGATGACTTATGCCATGTACGCATTGGTGGCGGTCATCCTCGGTTCGAGAGTTCTGGTTCGCTATTGGCTACGTCACCTTTCGGCGACTCGGCATGTCAGCCACGTTGATGCGGAAGAAGGAGACACCATCACGGTTGCCCTGACCATTCGGTATTCCGGGGCGATCCCCATGCCGTGGGTTCTGGTTGAAGATCTACTGCCTCGGCATGCCGTGATCACACGTCCTCCCGCACTGGAAGTGGACGGAAAGCGGATCTTCCTGGCGATGCTGTGGCCGCGAGCGACCAAATTGCTTTCCTACCGAATTCACTGCAATCGGCGTGGATACTATCAGATTGGTCCCGCCGTGCTGGAAACGGGGGATGTTTTCGGGCTCTACAAACAATTCAAGATGATTGCTGAGCCGGAATTTATCACTGTCGAGCCAGCAATCATTCCGCTCGATGGTTTCGATCTTGTGTCAAAACGTCCACTGGGCGAGATCAAGATGCAGTCGCGGTTATTCGAAGATCCCTCGCGAATCGCCGGGATACGCCGCTACCAGTTGGGAGATCCCCTCAACCGCATTCATTGGGCCTCGACGGCTCGAACGGGCCAGCTGCATAGCAAACAGTACGAAGCAACCTGTATTGCCGGTGTGAGCATTATTCTCGACTTGCACCCAGATAGCTTCCCTGTGAAGGACGAGCCAATTCGAAGTGAACTAGCTATCAAGTGCGCGGTGGCAATCGCTAATTCCGTTCATCTTATGGATCAGCAAGTCGGTATCTTCACCAATTCCGTCGATGCAGCTCAGCGGATGAAATACGAAGGTTGGGACTTCGATGCCCGTACGCGCGATGCGGCCAGGAAGAGTGCAGGGCGTATCGATCGCGACCCTCGCTTGAGTCCCCAAAAAGTGCGAACCAAACGCGGAGCCCATCAGTTTCAGCAGATTCGGCATATGATGGCCAGAAGTGAAAAGAACGAAGGTCTGACCTTGCCCTCGCTGCTGCTGGAAATTGAGAGCGATCTGCCGCGCGATGCGACGGTCGTCCCGATCCTCAGCAAAGTCACGCCTGAGGTCGCCATGGCACTGGGGAACCTGGTTCGAGGAGGCTACGCCGTTGCGCCGATCGTCAATTGTTGGGATGAATACGAATTTGCCCAAGCCGCTGGCATGCTGCTGGCCGAACGCATGGTGGCCAAACAGCTCAAGTCATTGGAAACCATTAGTCAGATTTGCCAGGAACAGGCCTACCCTTTGTTTTGA
- a CDS encoding DUF4129 domain-containing protein, giving the protein MRPRLTELDYAIIAVAPALIMVLVGSLVLFSVGIFYDGPHAWRLNFIMCMFVMGIVANARVGIEEGGVRATMLGGILGVCVLAAVMRFVPEAVILTAVLLGIVWWLSTRLVYDCTVMAGSVDASKKGLMQWIRREEPEEVSSKQDPPPVEQEHGVTGQSEEESQQPKSFLEKLDAWVNPTNTKFAPGAWVVYFSLAALPVFGFGQAFAGSQAADIKWYLFTLLVAYVFATLCLLVTTSFLGLRRYLQTRGLVMPLSMTSTWLGVGFGVVALVLIAVSILPRPNAEYELAELPFYQDEQERRASQVAVNKDGTNDNREDRSQTTDNQERTDENSQKSNETREDGKDPSDQNDPNAEKKKPGESKEKDQQQSKNSDTNDKSQSDGKQESQSQKKSSDQSKSQQGESEQQKGDQTSEKSDQSEQEQQQGDAQQSESEDKRSEEKSSEEASQEQSSQPPPEPSGSSFSNPLSSLGDWLKLLVYAAVIGVIAFFVWKFWDDIVKAWKEFWASLFGGKKEDASEEVAVPEPVKNPRLAFSAFGNPFQDPSWKGKPLEEWIRYSFAALEAWAAEQGSQRREEQTPGEFAIMLEKEHDELASTVRPTAELYGQVAYGSGQAPRETLEILRKLWERLRG; this is encoded by the coding sequence ATGCGTCCCCGACTTACCGAACTCGACTATGCCATCATCGCCGTTGCCCCGGCGCTGATCATGGTATTGGTAGGTAGTTTGGTGCTGTTTTCGGTGGGGATTTTCTACGATGGACCGCACGCCTGGCGGCTCAATTTCATCATGTGCATGTTCGTAATGGGGATCGTAGCGAATGCTCGAGTCGGGATCGAAGAAGGTGGCGTACGGGCCACTATGCTCGGCGGAATCCTTGGGGTTTGTGTCCTGGCTGCGGTGATGCGTTTCGTGCCTGAGGCGGTCATTCTTACGGCTGTCCTGCTGGGAATCGTGTGGTGGTTGAGTACCCGCTTAGTGTACGACTGTACTGTGATGGCAGGTTCCGTCGATGCCTCCAAGAAAGGGTTGATGCAGTGGATCCGCCGAGAAGAACCAGAAGAAGTTTCCTCCAAGCAGGATCCTCCGCCAGTTGAACAAGAGCACGGCGTTACCGGTCAATCCGAGGAAGAGTCACAGCAGCCGAAATCGTTCCTGGAAAAGCTCGATGCGTGGGTAAACCCCACCAATACAAAGTTTGCTCCAGGGGCGTGGGTTGTTTACTTCTCGCTGGCAGCCCTTCCTGTATTTGGCTTCGGGCAGGCTTTCGCCGGCAGTCAGGCTGCCGACATAAAGTGGTACCTATTTACACTGCTGGTCGCGTATGTCTTCGCCACGCTGTGCTTGCTAGTAACGACAAGCTTTCTGGGGCTTCGGCGGTATCTACAGACGCGGGGCTTGGTGATGCCGTTGAGCATGACCAGCACATGGCTTGGGGTTGGGTTTGGTGTCGTGGCACTTGTGCTGATCGCGGTGTCCATTTTGCCGAGGCCCAATGCCGAATACGAATTGGCTGAGTTGCCTTTCTATCAGGATGAACAAGAGCGTAGGGCATCGCAGGTTGCCGTGAACAAAGACGGCACCAACGACAACCGGGAAGACCGGTCGCAGACGACCGACAATCAGGAAAGAACGGACGAAAACTCGCAAAAGTCGAACGAAACACGCGAAGACGGAAAAGACCCCAGCGACCAGAACGATCCTAACGCCGAGAAAAAGAAGCCGGGCGAGTCTAAGGAGAAGGATCAGCAGCAAAGCAAGAACTCCGACACCAATGACAAGAGCCAGAGTGACGGCAAGCAGGAGTCACAGTCGCAGAAGAAGTCTTCCGATCAGTCGAAGTCGCAGCAAGGCGAATCGGAACAACAAAAAGGTGATCAGACTTCTGAGAAGTCGGACCAATCAGAGCAAGAGCAACAGCAGGGTGATGCCCAGCAAAGCGAATCGGAAGACAAGCGTTCCGAAGAGAAGTCATCGGAAGAAGCATCGCAAGAGCAGTCAAGTCAACCGCCGCCTGAGCCGTCAGGCTCCTCTTTTTCCAACCCGCTTTCCTCACTGGGAGATTGGTTGAAACTGCTGGTCTATGCGGCGGTGATTGGCGTTATTGCCTTCTTTGTTTGGAAGTTCTGGGACGATATCGTCAAAGCTTGGAAAGAATTCTGGGCAAGCCTCTTCGGCGGGAAGAAGGAGGACGCGTCTGAGGAAGTGGCCGTGCCTGAGCCGGTTAAGAACCCGCGTCTTGCGTTCTCGGCGTTTGGCAATCCATTTCAGGACCCGAGTTGGAAGGGTAAGCCACTGGAAGAGTGGATTCGATATTCCTTCGCCGCGTTAGAGGCCTGGGCCGCAGAGCAGGGGAGTCAGCGTCGCGAAGAGCAAACGCCTGGGGAGTTCGCCATCATGCTTGAAAAAGAGCACGACGAATTGGCGAGTACGGTCCGGCCAACGGCCGAGTTGTACGGCCAGGTAGCCTACGGCAGCGGTCAGGCCCCTAGGGAAACACTCGAAATTCTGCGAAAACTGTGGGAACGATTGAGAGGTTGA
- the nth gene encoding endonuclease III, which translates to MIQDLKERKAQARRVVRQLKKDYAGAECALNYETPFQLLIATILSAQCTDVRVNIVTKELFAKYPDADSMSRAPVKTLENLVKTTGFFRNKAKNIHAASRALADDFDGEVPKDLETLVALPGVGRKTANVVLGTAYGIPSGIVVDTHVGRLTKRMGLTDKGDAVKIERELMEVVPKKEWIDFSHRLIHHGRAVCAARKPKCESCHFLKFCPQVGVA; encoded by the coding sequence ATGATCCAAGACCTCAAAGAGCGGAAAGCCCAGGCCCGCCGAGTCGTCCGGCAGTTGAAGAAGGATTACGCCGGTGCCGAGTGCGCGTTGAACTACGAAACCCCATTTCAGCTGTTGATCGCCACGATTCTTTCCGCCCAGTGTACTGACGTGCGGGTTAATATCGTGACGAAGGAGTTGTTCGCTAAGTATCCCGACGCGGACTCCATGTCGCGGGCACCAGTGAAGACTTTGGAGAATCTGGTGAAGACAACCGGATTCTTTCGGAACAAGGCCAAGAACATTCATGCCGCATCTCGCGCCCTAGCCGACGATTTCGATGGCGAGGTCCCCAAGGACTTAGAAACCTTGGTCGCCTTACCAGGCGTAGGTCGCAAGACGGCCAACGTCGTGCTGGGGACCGCCTACGGAATCCCTTCTGGGATTGTCGTTGATACCCACGTCGGTCGGCTGACCAAACGGATGGGGCTGACCGACAAAGGCGACGCGGTCAAAATCGAACGCGAATTGATGGAGGTCGTTCCAAAAAAAGAGTGGATCGACTTTTCTCATCGATTGATCCACCACGGCCGGGCCGTCTGTGCAGCCCGAAAGCCGAAGTGTGAATCATGTCATTTTCTGAAGTTCTGCCCTCAAGTTGGTGTCGCATGA
- a CDS encoding D-arabinono-1,4-lactone oxidase: MEKNKRIVNFGRNIDFQAAHYYEPSTEDELLEILQQHRSGKIRVVASKHAWSDAIVSAAVIINMRNFNGVTVDDSLDPPLAIVGGGTQMKAVLAELAKEGLTTPSIGLITEQTIAGAISTGTHGSGKNSLSHYMESLRIACFDSSGNAEIREVDHGEALQAARCGLGCLGVIVSVTFRCVPQYWVTEKSTWCATLEDALTLEDQSPLQQFFLLPHSWRFVAQERRVSDLARSSPTAWLYRWYWFLSLDVGLHLGVLTSARWLRSRTMMHALYRWVLPASVFSKWIVTDRSDRILVMEHELFRHLEIELFVGRSKVKEATQFVKQVLQLADGQRESMDKHWQARLVELEMSEDLDSLKNTYCHHYPICFRRILADDTLISMSEGEELWVYSISLITYVEPREPFYGVGKFLARSMAKLFGARPHWGKWFPLSGGEVDELYSGLEDFRNVVHDFDPNGVFRNAYVEEVLSLPSGEANSLQEN; the protein is encoded by the coding sequence ATGGAAAAGAATAAGCGGATCGTCAACTTCGGAAGAAATATCGACTTCCAAGCGGCCCACTATTACGAGCCAAGTACCGAGGATGAGCTACTCGAAATCTTACAGCAGCATCGCTCTGGCAAGATACGCGTTGTGGCATCGAAGCATGCCTGGAGTGACGCGATTGTTTCCGCAGCTGTGATCATTAATATGCGGAACTTCAATGGGGTGACGGTCGATGATTCATTAGACCCGCCCCTGGCGATTGTGGGCGGCGGTACACAGATGAAAGCGGTTCTCGCGGAACTTGCCAAAGAAGGGCTGACGACACCTTCGATTGGGCTGATTACCGAGCAAACCATCGCCGGGGCTATCTCGACCGGGACACATGGCTCTGGGAAGAATAGCCTCTCGCACTATATGGAGTCTTTGCGGATCGCATGTTTCGATAGTAGTGGCAATGCTGAGATCCGAGAGGTTGACCACGGTGAAGCGTTACAAGCTGCTCGCTGTGGCTTAGGTTGCCTGGGAGTTATCGTATCCGTCACCTTCCGTTGTGTTCCCCAGTACTGGGTCACTGAAAAGTCAACATGGTGTGCGACCCTTGAAGATGCTCTGACACTCGAGGACCAATCGCCACTTCAGCAGTTCTTTCTATTGCCACATAGTTGGAGGTTTGTCGCTCAGGAGAGGCGAGTATCGGACCTCGCGAGGTCGTCGCCAACAGCATGGCTTTATCGCTGGTATTGGTTCCTCAGTTTGGACGTTGGGTTGCATCTGGGCGTTCTTACTTCGGCACGGTGGCTGCGTAGCCGGACGATGATGCACGCCCTTTATCGATGGGTTTTGCCTGCGTCGGTGTTTTCCAAGTGGATTGTGACCGATCGAAGCGACCGAATTCTTGTCATGGAGCACGAACTATTTCGACATCTTGAGATTGAATTGTTTGTAGGGCGGTCGAAGGTGAAAGAGGCCACGCAGTTCGTGAAGCAGGTACTTCAATTAGCCGATGGTCAGCGGGAGTCGATGGATAAACACTGGCAGGCGAGGCTTGTCGAATTAGAGATGAGTGAGGATCTAGACTCCTTGAAGAATACCTATTGTCACCATTACCCGATCTGTTTTCGGCGGATTCTGGCGGACGATACCTTGATCTCGATGTCGGAAGGGGAAGAGCTGTGGGTCTATTCGATCAGCTTGATTACTTATGTGGAGCCTAGAGAGCCTTTTTACGGGGTCGGCAAGTTTCTTGCCCGCAGTATGGCGAAGCTATTTGGGGCACGCCCCCATTGGGGAAAGTGGTTTCCTCTGTCCGGGGGCGAAGTCGATGAGCTCTATTCAGGCCTCGAAGATTTCAGGAATGTCGTGCATGACTTTGATCCCAATGGAGTATTTCGGAATGCTTACGTGGAAGAGGTCCTGTCTTTGCCAAGTGGAGAAGCGAATTCACTTCAGGAAAACTAG
- the dcd gene encoding dCTP deaminase, with protein MILSGNEIRTHLGSKIFIEPYDESRLNPNSYNLTLNEELMTYEELILDMRQPHRIRRITIPDEGYVLNPNQLYLARTNEMTETHGFVPMIEGRSSIGRLGLFVHVTAGFGDVGFKGFWTLEMFAVQPIRIYPNVPICQIFYHEITGDITEYVSDKYQNNQGIQPSLLFKELNPDAQPPDESQLAFPFDNS; from the coding sequence ATGATTCTTTCCGGTAACGAGATTCGGACACATCTCGGCAGCAAGATCTTTATCGAGCCTTATGACGAAAGTCGTTTAAATCCCAATAGTTACAATCTGACCCTCAACGAAGAATTGATGACGTACGAGGAACTCATCCTCGACATGCGTCAGCCCCATCGGATCCGGCGAATTACGATTCCGGACGAGGGCTACGTGCTGAATCCCAATCAGCTGTATTTGGCACGAACCAACGAGATGACCGAGACGCATGGGTTTGTGCCCATGATCGAGGGACGCAGTTCGATCGGACGACTTGGCTTGTTCGTGCATGTGACGGCTGGCTTCGGCGATGTTGGGTTCAAGGGGTTTTGGACCTTAGAGATGTTCGCCGTTCAGCCGATCCGGATCTATCCGAACGTGCCCATTTGCCAGATCTTCTACCATGAGATCACCGGCGACATCACCGAATACGTAAGCGACAAGTATCAGAACAATCAGGGAATCCAACCTAGTTTGCTGTTCAAGGAATTGAATCCTGACGCACAGCCGCCGGATGAATCGCAACTGGCATTTCCCTTCGACAACTCCTAA